A window of Chromohalobacter canadensis genomic DNA:
TGCTGTTGCTACTCGTGTTATGGACGGCAAGCATGGTGCATGCGGCCACATTGGCGCGCGCTAAAGCTAAAGCATGCGCCGGGAACCAACACGGAGCGTCATGACTGTGATGTCGCCCACTCGTCTGCGCGATCCGTACTTCATCTACCGCTACCGCCATCGACTGCACGTCCTGCGTACCTCGGTGGCGTTGGCGATCACCTTCATCATCATCCTGACCCTGCAAATTCCTCATGGCAGCTGGGCGCTGGTCAGCACGATGATGGTCATGGGCAATCTGCCGCATATCGGCGGCGTCATCGACAAAGGGGGGCAACGCCTTCTGGGCACGGTGCTCGGAGCGATCTGGGGCATCTTGCTGGTGCTGATTCCCGCGCCGGCACCGTGGGTGGTACCGGCCTGGACCTTGATCGGCATCGCAGTCGCCACACACACCACGTTCGCCACGCGCTATGGTTATAGCGCGCTGATGTTCGGAGTGACATTGCTGATGGTGGTGGGAGACGGTCACCAGGATTTGGGGCTCGCCCTATGGCGCGCCTTCGACGTGCTGATCGGGACGAGCATCGGCATCCTCGCCACCTTGTTCATTCTGCCCCAGAAAGCCACCGACCTCTTGCGCTTCCTGCTCGCCGACAACCTCGACAAGCTAGCGCGGCTTTATCATGCACATACCAATGCGACGCAGCATGATGACGTCGATACACGCCAATTGCTGAAGAGCACGACGGATCAACTGGTCAAGCAACGTGGTCTGGTGGATGCCATCCACAGCGAGCGCCGCCTGCATCGCGATGACCTGGAACGCATTCTGTCGCTGGAACGACGCATGCTATCGACGATCGAGCTGCTCCTGGAA
This region includes:
- a CDS encoding FUSC family protein, with the protein product MTVMSPTRLRDPYFIYRYRHRLHVLRTSVALAITFIIILTLQIPHGSWALVSTMMVMGNLPHIGGVIDKGGQRLLGTVLGAIWGILLVLIPAPAPWVVPAWTLIGIAVATHTTFATRYGYSALMFGVTLLMVVGDGHQDLGLALWRAFDVLIGTSIGILATLFILPQKATDLLRFLLADNLDKLARLYHAHTNATQHDDVDTRQLLKSTTDQLVKQRGLVDAIHSERRLHRDDLERILSLERRMLSTIELLLETHWATRAGHDIIAELDGLRDEQHRLARALGSLAFQVRTGQTIDITVVAFDLQRHAQAALEARGENDRALFSPSGYLWLNRELARLTQALIDTLQTLDRLPSARLRRRASRHTLIHDHLAMPLDTSRGNPERTEDEAR